ATCCTATATTTCGGttgacaagattaaatctcatgattaaatatttatcatgtttggttcataagattgaacccttcaacttaatcccaGATGGAtggtctcatgataattagtcatagcctcgtccctccaactaaaataatcccacaacttaatcctagatggatagtctcatgatattagtcatgtcAACCGAACGCCACAATATTGTACTATTTAATCTCTTAAACATCATTTCATATGTATATCTCTTGCAATCACCTATTCCCCTATTATCCACTTTGTTTCTAGCCATTTTGAACCTATTTTTTCAAATAGCCATGACAACTATTTCACGGCAAAATGATCATTTCAATTTCAGTTATGTAATCCTAAAATTTTGATCATGAAATCTACAAatttgagggccttgtgcgtctacAATAACGTCCTccccatcgacgctgttgccaacgactcaaacgcggtggctgtctgggtcgggagcatttccgggaacggagatgggtttgcagcggtcgaggatgaggtcgcggccgccttccccttggccttcgcagccttgacgccgggaggacgccgggaggacaccggtgtgccggaactcccttcatccacgtacgtccggttgaggtcaaccgggtgattgccgctgccgctgctcgtgtaatcaccagcttcggtggtcttcgtcctcttcggcgcaccagtgtgcagaattccaccttggaacttctgcttgtcccttaagagcgcccagatggcctcgtgcttgaagtcgctgtacatcgaccggtacgacaacagcgctgtagcgcgcacgtcgctcaagctctcgccgctcccctgtgcccgcgtgaacttctcgaactccgtcgcgtacaagttcacttgcttcttcacttgatcccagtgcttgcggagttgctcacgtttgcgcttgtacgcggtcggcggcttggcctcattgtagaggccggcgatgcgctcccagtacgcgacctgcctctggttgttcgcgaaaatcgggtcttccgatatatctaccgaacaccgggccaaaatgagggtttcgtcgtcggtgtagttcgtacggtcgggggcgtactcatcacaatttccgggaggcggcaacttctgcgcccgctgccggttccgcttctttttggctggggcggaagcggtcgcggcgggttcgggatcggccgctACGGCGTCACGGCGGGAGGGAACGCttggtcggtttggagacggctccatgtcagacaacccgtacgattccgtactgaaatcgggatcgtacagGGTGTCGGCGTCAAACGAACGatattcgccgggttctgtacccggccaacgcgcctctccgctaaacataggactattgggacttgaatccatttcgtagtaattatgtaaatgtaataagttttgaaagtgaaatcgtgaaatgaaattacaaatgaactctatttataaaaaaacgaaaccgcgtgccatcgtccgcgtaggccacagtgggccggacgatgggcatcgtccgcgctatactccgcgcccttagtatagggcgcgacgatcgtccgcggcctatgtcacgcacccgcaatggcacgcccgatggcgcgcatcgtccgcgcccgccaccgcccgccccattgcggatgcggCAGACTTAATCATATAGTTTAAGATTTTCCTTTGTGAATGCTGATTAAATAGGGTTAGTGAAAGCGAATTATAATATAGAAGCTAACTAAAATACTgtaataatagtactaataaagtCATATATATGCGTATAATAATGAAgtcaatatagaaattacttattattattattattattattattattattgtttcggttaattttaaataaataaattcaatatGAGTATAGTACTGTACGACTCTGTTTACGATCATTCATATGGAGAGAGAAGAGCTAAGATAGAAAGACAAACATTTCTGTTGAAGACGGGAAAAGGAATCGGCAAGAAAATTTAATGCAGATGGCTTCGAAAGATTCTAGGGCAAAATTTCCCAATTCTGCCAATATAAGTATTGAACACTGTCGCCGCTGCTCATTTCGTAACCATCGAAACCACAGCGCCGGCAAGTTCAGATTTCAGAAGAAGGAAGTAAAATTTCCGGTGTTGGATATCTCAGTACTAGACAGAAATGGCGGTTGAAGCATCCCTAGGTAATTCTGTGGCGTCTCTGTCGGCAGAGAACGTTAAATCAACCGGAAAATCAGATGCCGGTAGCCAAGTTAGTAATTCTGGTGACGGGGTGTATTGCCATCAGGTAAGTCCTATTCATACCAAAAACTCctgattcatttttttatttatagcaTTTCATTCAAGCTGGGATGGATCAGTTCATTGAGCTGCAGAAGGCTAACTTCACTCTAAAATTCCTATAGCTGTGGAAATGAATGTGCCTAAACTGGTTTTCGTTTCTATTTCTCACATGTAAACTCAATGCTGCAGTGTCGTCAAAAAACCAGGGCTCCCGCAGCAGCATGCAAGAATCTTACCAAGAAAAAACCCTGTTTAGTAAAGATGTGTCACAGATGCCTATGGAACAGGTTATAAAGCTTTCTGTTTACTAGGATTAGCTCTTgatttaggtactctaagtggCAAGTGAATTGAATTTCTTGGATCCAGGTACGGTGAAGAGGTGGAGGAAGTAGCTAGTTTGGAGGAATGGAAGTGCCCGAAATGCAGGGGCGCTTGCAACTGCAGTGTGTGCTTGTGAGTTTTCTGATTTATTTATCCATGATCGTCTGGTGTTTTAGTGTTTAACAACCGTGTCATTCAGGAAGAGAAGGGGCCTTCAACCCATGGGTGTACTTACCAATGCAGCAAAAGCGACTGGATTCTCTTCCATCACTGAGATGCCAACTGCTGACAGTGCTGAGGGTTCAGATACTGGAAAGGTTGGTAAAGACATGAATGGGTCTCTGGAAAATGTAGGCACCTTAAAGATAACAGTAGCTGACTTTTGTGATCTGCCGCATTATTTTTATCTTACGTCGTGCTTCTAAAATTAGCAGGATGTATTATCTGCTAGAAAGAAAGGGAAGGAAAGTTTGAATGCAGATTATAATACCTCTTCAAAGAGAATGAAGCATTCTAAATTGGATGAAACCAGCCAGATTATTCCTAAAGAAGTTGTGCTGCCAGTGGGAACGGACTTGAGCAGTGTGGCTGGCATTGATGTACCTGCAGAAGATGTTGGCCATGCCTTGGAGTTTGTAGAATTCTGTTATGTTTTTGGAGAGGCAAGTGACTCTACTCATATACTAGTAATTAGTTGCTACTGATGGTTATTTGAAATCAAGCTGGTATCATGCATATGGATTTCCAATTACAAATGCGCTGCATCTCCCATTTTCAATCTTTTTAGGTTGCTGTCCTTATCTAGATATTCATAAACATTCATTTTGATGTATTAACCCAATATTCTCAGTGCTTGCAGCTATTGTATTCATGTAAGATAGTGATTTCTGGTTTACTTCTTCATATTGCTTTGAAATCATCTAGTGTTTCATGATTAGTCGTTCTTCTGTTTGAAATGTTTTCTTGTTAGTAATCACTATTTCCTATTACCATCTCTGGTATTATATAGTACACCATTACCTTTATCGCTATGGCTTTACTTATCTTTATGGTTTGCTTCCTCTAATGGGCAACAGATCCTGAAATTCAAAGACGGGGAAGCATTATGTGTCCTTCGAGATATATTTCATGGGCAAACTAAAAAGCGAGGAATATCATGTCCGGTTGTCATGTTTCATGTACACCTACTATCAGTAATTAATGAGGAAGAGGGAGAGAAGTATGACCCACCCTTGATTTAGTAACAATTGACAAGTCAGAACCTATTCTGCTGGAATAAATGCTTTTCCTTTTTGTGTATAGATTTGCAGAGCCGAATCCGAGCTCGTGGTTCAGTGTGCTGAAGAAATGCTTGGCTGAATCTGAACATTTTCTTAGAGTGTTGGGGATGAGTTATTTAGAGAAGGCTGCTGACTATGATGCTTTAAATGCTTCAGAAATGCTTAGGGTCTTAAATCTGCTGTGCATTCATGCTCTTGGCACGAAGTAAGGATCTTTCTGTTTTAAGTTATACATGCCACTCCCTTTTTATTTCTCACCTAGATTGATTTTCTTCTACTCCTTATGCACAGAAAGCTAAGAAATTGGATAGAATTCCAAATAACACAATTTAACCAGAAGGCAGAAGAAGCTAAGCTTAAGGTTTTTGAAGCAAGAGGCGAGGTAATTAAACATTATACACCAGTTATGAAACTAGACTTATATCAgatttcttcctcttctcatactttactctcaaTTGATAAAGACTTTGAAGCAGAAAATAAAACAGGACACTATCAAAGCTATTGATGCTAGGGATGGGGAGCAGGAAGCAATTGTTTCTCTTAATAGCTCTGCTGCAGAGCAAGCTCATGGAAAGCTGCTTGAGTCAGAGGCAATGCTTTTGAAGCGtaagttttgtaaaatttataCTGTTGTTTATTGTTAAACACGTGTccgtgtttgtgtgtgtgtgtgaagagATTCAAATGAGAATCCCTATTTAAATTGAGAACATGAGTATGGAGATCTACAACACATGCACCACTCGGGGATCGAATTCCATAGATGAAAATTCCATCTTTTGTAATGCAGTTAATATCAGGGCGAATGTGGTTATTTATATCATTATATGCTCCGGGTGTGTTCTCCAGGTGTGATAGAGTACATGTGATTGGTGCTGGAAAATATCtgaaaaaaacaaaagagaatAGAAAAATCTCTAATCGCAAGAGGCCATAGCAAAGATGCTGATctctaaaattatatttttgatCAATGCAACGCATGAAACATAGccttataaataaaaaactaacaAACCTTAATAAAAGCCTAGACCCATATTAACCGTACAATAGATTAACTTAATCACCTAAATATCATAAGACAAACATTATAGAATACAAACATAACATCTCTATCTAATCTACTGCATCTCTAATAACTGCTGCACCATGTCAAAACAGGCATTTCCACAAAGGTGGAAAAATATTAGGAAACGTCCCAAATCTGCCACAGTCATATCATAAACTTGAAAAACTCGTTAATCAGTTCCCTCCAATCGTAACCCTAGCTGAGAGAGAATCAACAACAATAGAGAGTTTCAAGCCACTACAACCACTGCACCTATAAGAGATGTTGGCAATGGCATTGTGGTGGAAATAGGAGGTAGAGAGGTTGGGCTGG
This DNA window, taken from Salvia splendens isolate huo1 chromosome 18, SspV2, whole genome shotgun sequence, encodes the following:
- the LOC121776540 gene encoding uncharacterized protein LOC121776540 isoform X1 → MAVEASLGNSVASLSAENVKSTGKSDAGSQVSNSGDGVYCHQCRQKTRAPAAACKNLTKKKPCLVKMCHRCLWNRYGEEVEEVASLEEWKCPKCRGACNCSVCLKRRGLQPMGVLTNAAKATGFSSITEMPTADSAEGSDTGKVGKDMNGSLENDVLSARKKGKESLNADYNTSSKRMKHSKLDETSQIIPKEVVLPVGTDLSSVAGIDVPAEDVGHALEFVEFCYVFGEILKFKDGEALCVLRDIFHGQTKKRGISCPVVMFHVHLLSVINEEEGEKFAEPNPSSWFSVLKKCLAESEHFLRVLGMSYLEKAADYDALNASEMLRVLNLLCIHALGTKKLRNWIEFQITQFNQKAEEAKLKVFEARGETLKQKIKQDTIKAIDARDGEQEAIVSLNSSAAEQAHGKLLESEAMLLKRISTKVEKY
- the LOC121776540 gene encoding uncharacterized protein LOC121776540 isoform X2, with amino-acid sequence MAVEASLGNSVASLSAENVKSTGKSDAGSQVSNSGDGVYCHQCRQKTRAPAAACKNLTKKKPCLVKMCHRCLWNRYGEEVEEVASLEEWKCPKCRGACNCSVCLKRRGLQPMGVLTNAAKATGFSSITEMPTADSAEGSDTGKVGKDMNGSLENDVLSARKKGKESLNADYNTSSKRMKHSKLDETSQIIPKEVVLPVGTDLSSVAGIDVPAEDVGHALEFVEFCYVFGEILKFKDGEALCVLRDIFHGQTKKRGISCPVVMFHVHLLSVINEEEGEKFAEPNPSSWFSVLKKCLAESEHFLRVLGMSYLEKAADYDALNASEMLRVLNLLCIHALGTKKLRNWIEFQITQFNQKAEEAKLKVFEARGETLKQKIKQDTIKAIDARDGEQEAIVSLNSSAAEQAHGKLLESEAMLLKLDQTAEAI
- the LOC121776540 gene encoding uncharacterized protein LOC121776540 isoform X4 is translated as MAVEASLGNSVASLSAENVKSTGKSDAGSQVSNSGDGVYCHQCRQKTRAPAAACKNLTKKKPCLVKMCHRCLWNRYGEEVEEVASLEEWKCPKCRGACNCSVCLKRRGLQPMGVLTNAAKATGFSSITEMPTADSAEGSDTGKVGKDMNGSLENDVLSARKKGKESLNADYNTSSKRMKHSKLDETSQIIPKEVVLPVGTDLSSVAGIDVPAEDVGHALEFVEFCYVFGEILKFKDGEALCVLRDIFHGQTKKRGISCPVVMFHVHLLSVINEEEGEKFAEPNPSSWFSVLKKCLAESEHFLRVLGMSYLEKAADYDALNASEMLRVLNLLCIHALGTKKLRNWIEFQITQFNQKAEEAKLKVFEARGETLKQKIKQDTIKAIDARDGEQEAIVSLNSSAAEQAHGKLLESEAMLLKHS
- the LOC121776540 gene encoding uncharacterized protein LOC121776540 isoform X3, which codes for MAVEASLGNSVASLSAENVKSTGKSDAGSQVSNSGDGVYCHQCRQKTRAPAAACKNLTKKKPCLVKMCHRCLWNRYGEEVEEVASLEEWKCPKCRGACNCSVCLKRRGLQPMGVLTNAAKATGFSSITEMPTADSAEGSDTGKVGKDMNGSLENDVLSARKKGKESLNADYNTSSKRMKHSKLDETSQIIPKEVVLPVGTDLSSVAGIDVPAEDVGHALEFVEFCYVFGEILKFKDGEALCVLRDIFHGQTKKRGISCPVVMFHVHLLSVINEEEGEKFAEPNPSSWFSVLKKCLAESEHFLRVLGMSYLEKAADYDALNASEMLRVLNLLCIHALGTKKLRNWIEFQITQFNQKAEEAKLKVFEARGEKIKQDTIKAIDARDGEQEAIVSLNSSAAEQAHGKLLESEAMLLKRISTKVEKY
- the LOC121776540 gene encoding uncharacterized protein LOC121776540 isoform X5, with the translated sequence MAVEASLGNSVASLSAENVKSTGKSDAGSQVSNSGDGVYCHQCRQKTRAPAAACKNLTKKKPCLVKMCHRCLWNRYGEEVEEVASLEEWKCPKCRGACNCSVCLKRRGLQPMGVLTNAAKATGFSSITEMPTADSAEGSDTGKVGKDMNGSLENDVLSARKKGKESLNADYNTSSKRMKHSKLDETSQIIPKEVVLPVGTDLSSVAGIDVPAEDVGHALEFVEFCYVFGEILKFKDGEALCVLRDIFHGQTKKRGISCPVVMFHVHLLSVINEEEGEKFAEPNPSSWFSVLKKCLAESEHFLRVLGMSYLEKAADYDALNASEMLRVLNLLCIHALGTKKLRNWIEFQITQFNQKAEEAKLKVFEARGEDTIKAIDARDGEQEAIVSLNSSAAEQAHGKLLESEAMLLKRISTKVEKY
- the LOC121776540 gene encoding uncharacterized protein LOC121776540 isoform X6 gives rise to the protein MAVEASLGNSVASLSAENVKSTGKSDAGSQVSNSGDGVYCHQCRQKTRAPAAACKNLTKKKPCLVKMCHRCLWNRYGEEVEEVASLEEWKCPKCRGACNCSVCLKRRGLQPMGVLTNAAKATGFSSITEMPTADSAEGSDTGKQDVLSARKKGKESLNADYNTSSKRMKHSKLDETSQIIPKEVVLPVGTDLSSVAGIDVPAEDVGHALEFVEFCYVFGEILKFKDGEALCVLRDIFHGQTKKRGISCPVVMFHVHLLSVINEEEGEKFAEPNPSSWFSVLKKCLAESEHFLRVLGMSYLEKAADYDALNASEMLRVLNLLCIHALGTKKLRNWIEFQITQFNQKAEEAKLKVFEARGETLKQKIKQDTIKAIDARDGEQEAIVSLNSSAAEQAHGKLLESEAMLLKRISTKVEKY
- the LOC121776540 gene encoding uncharacterized protein LOC121776540 isoform X7 yields the protein MAVEASLGNSVASLSAENVKSTGKSDAGSQVSNSGDGVYCHQCRQKTRAPAAACKNLTKKKPCLVKMCHRCLWNRYGEEVEEVASLEEWKCPKCRGACNCSVCLKRRGLQPMGVLTNAAKATGFSSITEMPTADSAEGSDTGKDVLSARKKGKESLNADYNTSSKRMKHSKLDETSQIIPKEVVLPVGTDLSSVAGIDVPAEDVGHALEFVEFCYVFGEILKFKDGEALCVLRDIFHGQTKKRGISCPVVMFHVHLLSVINEEEGEKFAEPNPSSWFSVLKKCLAESEHFLRVLGMSYLEKAADYDALNASEMLRVLNLLCIHALGTKKLRNWIEFQITQFNQKAEEAKLKVFEARGETLKQKIKQDTIKAIDARDGEQEAIVSLNSSAAEQAHGKLLESEAMLLKRISTKVEKY